Genomic window (Vibrio sp. NTOU-M3):
TAAACCAACCGAAAACATCGATACCTCGTCCGTCTTCCGTTGAAATGAGATAGCCCGATATAAACAAAGTTGCTAATAAACCATACATAGCGATATGAACCAGCTTGGCACCTAAGATTTCATAGGCATGACCTTCCACACTAGGTGACACCGTCACAAACTTCCAAATCAATCGAAAGAGCGTGACTGCCGCAAGAATAATACCTATAGATTTATGCCAATGAGGTGCGGTTTGATACCATTCGCTGTAATAGCTTAGATCTACCATCCACAAACCAACACCAAACATGCCTATTACTACGATTGCAGATAACCAATGAATGGTACGGGCTGTCAGGTTGTAGCTTTGTACATCAGAACTCATAACTAACTTTCTCTATCTTGCTTTTAAATGTAAATGAGAATACCTATCAGGCATAGTACATATACCTCACTCTTCGCAACATAGTATTTACCATTCTTTACATTCGTGAAATAGAGCACACCTGTTCAACTACATCAAAAATTTTGAATAAGAGTTTTTTGCTAATACTTGCTTATCTGTTCTATTTCATACAGCTCATCATCAATGTCTTGAAGCTTCCTGTGAATAACGGTCTGTGCATCGACAATCCCTTTGTTATAGAAAGCAGGCCCGAATGTTTCTACGATAAAATCAAACATAAACTCTGCATCAAACTGCCCGACTTCAACTTGAAGTTCGTCCATTAAGTACTTTTGCAAAGCTTCCGACATATCGTGCTTTTGTTGCGACGTAAATTCAATTTTGGCCATTTTTGTTTAAACCTTTTCGTGTTCTTACCGTTAACGATTATACCGTAATGACTTTAGGGTTCTGGATATGGAGTGTATTACCTTACTTTAAAAATCAAGCGATTCACACCAACTACACGACCTTGGTATGGCTTGACCATGTTTTAATAAAAGCCCATGATCTCAAAGAAAAAATCGTGTTCATGATCATGGTGTCAGTATTTTTGAGCAAGCGCTGTAACGAATTATGTTAGTCTAAACTTTTGCTCTGGTGCTCATTTTCTAGGAGAGATGATTTGTTATTGGATGTGTTGATTCAAAGTGTTAACGAGTTTCAAACGGACTGCATGAAACTATGTGAAAAACACTATCCTACGATTCACAATCAGGGCATGAGCGAACACCATTTAGGTCTTGCGTTTGCTCGCCGCTTAGCTCGGACGCTGAATGAGTTCGGACATACTTGTGATTTTGCGCCAATGGAGTCTTTGAAGTCGACAGATTATCCCCATCACTTTCGTGTAAGCTCAGATGCAGGGACCGTCTGGGTTATTACCTCCCATTTAGTCAGTGCAGGACCAACTTGTCGCAAAAAATTATTCCGAGCTGTGGGGCAATGGCAACAGGAGTATGCGTATGCTATCCAACCAAATGATTTATTACTCCTTTTAACTGATCATTGGATTTCGCGAAGTAAACAAAGCCGAGAACTACTCCACTGGTGGACAGGACAGCTCCCAGATGAAATTGACGAATATAATGCTCAAGGCATCAGCCTATACGAAAGTGACTCTCAGCTTACTTATGACCTTGAGAAACACTTTAATGTCAGCCCCTATTACGTCAAATTTACACATCCATTAAAACGCTCGACGAACCAAAGTTTAGTTAGAAAGTATATTCAGCTCTATTCAGTTATCCAATTAAGTTGATACTTTAACAGCACCTTTAATCCACCGTGTATTAGTCGTGTATACAAGCCATACGAATAACAGATACAAACCTCAACAATTGGTCTCCTTCCTCAACGCCATTACATACCGATTCCTGCATCAGAATCTTTCCCAGAGATGGTGTCAGCCACAACAAACGATTAGACAGAGCGATAGGTTCGTAAGAAACATTTTTCAATAAGATAGAATATTGAGAGATATATCTAGAATTTGGGGAATAATATCTGGTATCGCTTTATTAGCGGCTAAAACAAACTTAATGTCTAATACGTACAATTGACAAGGATAAACGACCAGACCAACACCAACAAACATCAAGTCAATCGAATTAACTATTTTATCTATTAACAATCACATAAACCATAAAGCACCGTTGTTTATGCGTTGACATATTAATGACATTATCAATAATGTGACGCGATGTTTCATGATTTTTCACAAAATATGCGACAGATTTCATTCTTTATAGTGAGCTTGGTAACAACATGATTCTCTCCCTCCAGCAACAATTCCAAGCGTGTATAGAACTAAATAGCGCGTATCAGTTTGTTGCTAACTATAAAGAACTTACCCTTTCGAGCGTGTTTCAACCGATTTTCAATCGACAAGATGGCATTATTGGCGTTGAAGCTTTAGTCAGAATAAAAACGGCTCAAGGAATGCAAATTAGACCGGATGCATACTTTCAATCGAATGCAATAAATTTAGAAGACAAGATCAACGTTGAACGGTTAAGTCGTGCAATACATATTCGTAACTTTTCACGTTCTAAATACGCACATCTAAAATTGTTTTTGAATGTCCTCCCTTCTGCTACTGAATACCTTACATACAACGGTCTTGATAATAGCTTATTAATTAAACGATTAAATGACTTAAACATCCAACACTCACAACTGGTTATGGAGCTCGTTGAATTAAAGTTTCATGACGATGATACACTGCGTGAAACAATGATGAAGTTAAGCGATCAAGGCTTTCATGTTGCTGTCGACGACTACGGAACAAAGGCGTCAACAAAAGAACGAGTTGAACTCATACAACCTGCTATCGTAAAGCTTGATCGCTCTATCATGTTAGACTTTTTAGATGCTAAACCAGAGAAATTATACGAAGGGTTACGTGTTGCGAAGTCGATCGGTGCTAAGGTTGTTGTTGAAGGTATAGAAACAAAACATCAATACGATACCATGAAGCAGCTCGATATCGACATGTTTCAAGGTTACTACCTCGCAATGCCAGAAGCCTTAAGTCCTTACGAATCCATAACCTGCTTAAACTAAGAAAAAGCCTCACGTTCTAAGCCTAGTTTTTCTATTGTTCGTTAGCGCAGGCCGACTTTACATCTCCCAAACAACTCAATGACCTTACTGAACAACTAGCCCGATACATATCAAAAATTCTTCAGCGTTATAACCTTCGATTACACCCACTTTAAATTTGATCAATATTGATCAAACCCTTTCGAATTTGATCAGAAAGCTCAAATTTAAACATTTTGTTGGTGAGTAATTACTGTTTCTGTAAAGCAAGTTTATTCGCAGCATTTTATGCTAGAACAAAAACAGCCTAACATCTTTTATGTAATTAAATTACACAATAAAACCAAACAAGATCAGCAGCAGTTAATCACTCCACTTTAACCTATTGATTTAATTAAGCAAAGGAGTAACACGAAGAGAAAATTAAAGATTTGCAAGGAAAGTTACTTTGACAGAAGAATATGCTACTGCTTAATTAAAGATAAAAGAAAAGGCAGATTACTCTGCCTTTTCTTTTGCTGCTTGGTCACGAATTTCTTGAGCGACTATTTTGATGGCTTGTGCAGTACTGATCCCTGATGCCATGAGTTGCTGTATTTTCTCAACGGCAACTTGTTGTTCTGAGTGACTCAAAGGAGGGAGATCATCCAACATAAAAACTCCTAGCAATAAATAAGAGCCGATAGTAAACAGATTTTTGATTAGATACCAGCATTACTCCATTCACTAGTAACTTGTCAGAAAGTTCACATAAGCTCCCATCGAATTTTCATTAGTATAACTTGCACCTAAATCAAGCTGGAACAAGTTCAATGGTGAAAGTCCAATACCTGCTGTGAAGGTATCGTCAGTATCATCATAGGCGATATTCTTGTTCCAGCCCGCACGCAATTTCAGTTGGCGTAATATATCTAACTCCCCTCCTACCCTAACCATTTGAGTATTGTCGTTGAAATTAGTGTAACGTTCATTTTCGTTCAATTCGTAATCAGCACTTAATGTAAAGTAATCTGAAACAATACCTGCTCCAACTGTATATTGAGGCCTGATTTGATAAGCATATGTTTGTGTGAGATCACGACTTTGGCTCGGGTCAATGCTTGAAGTGACCGTTTGGTTCAGAGTTAATGTTTGAATATCTCTGCTAACAAGGTTAGTCGCTGAAAAACCGATTCTCAACGGGCCATAAAACCATAAGAATCCAGCATCCATGTTGAACATGGTTTCCCCTGTACCATTGTCACGTACATCTTTAATATTGTAGCTGTTCAAGTTTGCTGAATATACATAGGTATAAATTCTTTGTAATTTTGGCGTAACACCAAATGCGATATGTTGGCCTAAGAAGGTTTGATATTTCGCCAGTGAGATACCAACTTCAGTCACCCCTATAGAAACGGCGTTGACAGCACTTAACTCTGCATTCACCGCAGTGTCTATGGTTGAAATTCCGGTATTTGAACCAGCATAGATATCAGTTTCGGCGAATGATTCGGTATACGCTTTACCAAACACATTTGCAGCAACATACTGATTTGGAATAGCGAATGCCACCACCCCACCCAGCTCTAGTTTTGCTTTGTCACCCTGTAACGAATCGAGTGTAGTTTGTAATTCGGATACTTGGCTGAAATCACCATTTGCTGCTTTATCAATGATGCCAGCGGCCGTCTCTAGTTCATCGACCATCATGTATTCGTCGTTATAGGCTAACCCAAAGCTTGGCGTGATCATGCCAACATCATCATTACGACGATATATTGCTGTTAATGCTGGATTATAAAAAGGTGCAGTGAGAAAGTTTGCTGAGACAACACCGACACCACCCATGGCATCACCTCGAGCCTCGATGGCATAGCTTGCGGCTTGTACAGAACCGGCTGCACAAGCAATTGAAAGAGTGAGAAGCTTTATTGGTTTTTGCATAACGATATAAACTCTTTAATTCCCTTACGTTTATATCGTCACACTGTTATGAAACTTTAGCTATTCCTCTTGGGAAACATCATAAGTTTTACTAATTATTTGTGATTGCTCTACAATTATTGGACCTTGCCAGCGCTGGTGTATCATCGAGACTGCGAGGATATACCGTCCAGCAGGAATGCCCGTAGAATCCAAGCTTGTCGGGTAATCAGAATCTGAAACGTCTTTCCATACCTGATTATATGTGCCATCCACATAATCATAAACGGTCACGTTTTGTTTAGGCAGCGGACAATGAGGATTCAAAAGCGCATTTTTTTCGATCGACCATTGATCTTTAGATTGCCAGCGTACGCTGATTTTTGCTCTTGGATCACCGATGACAAGCCAAGAGCTCCAAGATGTTTGATCTTTCGCTGTAATATCAATTCTATATAACCCCATAGGCACTCGACTATTTAAGTTATAACGTTTGATATAGTTTTTGACACCGTTTCCGTCAGGCTCAAAACCTGTTAATGAGTCATCGTTTGATAACGATTTCTGTACCCACTTTGACAATGTGATGTCGGCAATTTCTTTATAAGTAGAAACGCGAACTTCAGCACGATACGCATCCCTACCCGGGCTTTGAATTTCTGCTCTTTGAACCGTGACAGACTTTAGCCAATTCGGTAATGACTTTGTATCTAGGCTCTTACCACAATCCACTTCTAGTGATTGGAGAAAAAGATCATTTAAGTGGGGAGCGTTAGTCTGCTTTTTTTCTTGTTGCCAAACTTCAACCAAAGATGAAAACATCGATGGTAGATCATCATTTAACAAGTGTTTATGCGCTTGTGTTAACGGCGTATTGTCTTCAAACCAGTCAACATTCGCAGCATATAAAGGCACGCTAATAAGCGTGCCAATCAAAAAAGCTGTAATCCGCATTAGGCTTTCATCTTATAACCAACGCCACGCAAAGTTTCGATCTCTAAACCAGGCAACTTTTGGCGTAGCTGAAGAACGTGAGTATCTACCGTTCGTGTTGTTGGGAAATGATTATAACCCCATACATGATCAAGCAATTCATCACGTGTAAATACACGGCCTAAATTGCTCGCAAGGAAAAGCAACAAGTCAAATTCAGTTCGAGTTAAAGTGATCGATTCATCTTTGAAAAAGACTTCACGAGTCGCCTTATCGATCAGCAAGTGCTCAGTTTTCACTTTAGTATCATCGAGCGCATCCGCATCAGGGGCACGCAACTGTGCACGAATACGAGCAAATAATTCGGCTTCTGCAAATGGTTTTGTCAGGTAATCATTTGCACCTGCATCCAGTCCAGTTACTTTGTCTTTTACAGTAACTAAAGCAGTTAAAAGAATAACGGGAACGTCTTTTATTTTCTTCCAATCGACTAAGTGCTCAACTGAGTCACCATCCGGTAACTGGCGATCCAGTATCACTAGATCCGCTTTGTCCCAGTATTGTTCTACATCAGCAATAGTCTCTGCATGGAAGCACTCGTATCCCGCTTGTTCTAAACTGACTAAAAGGCCGTCTGCTAGGTTTTTATCATCTTCAACGAGAAGCAGTGTCTGTTTCACAAGGTATCTCCAGAATAAATGTAGAAGGTGGACCAATGAGGGACATCTTTCCTCCCATTCTCCCAACCATAGATTCAACAATGGTAAGGCCGAGGCCAAGGCCACTTTTGCTAACAAATGGCTTTCTTAATTGTCGCCAGTCTTTTTGTGTTAGCGATCCTTGGTCTATAACCTTAACTACTATTTTTGAACTCGACGTTTCCACATCAAGCATTACGGGTGCAACACCATATTTGACGGCATTGCGTATTAAATTATCGATACATGTACCAAGCCAATATACGTTTAACTTGGCAGCAACATCGTTGTTAATTCGAAACTCAATATCTCCAACAAACTCTTCTTCTACTTTATATTCAAGCCACTCTTGAACCGAAGGTACCCATTCCGTAGCAAGTGGTTTGTTGTCTGATTGAAGATAATCTTTACTTGCTTCCGCTAGCTGCCTAAGTCGTCTTGAATCTTCACATAAACGTCTAAATTCGTCGTACACCGACTCTGGTAATTTTTCAAATTCTCGTCTAAAACCTTCAACCGTTAACGACAAGCTGGCTATCGGTGTTCTCAATTCATGCGTTAGAATTTGAAGGATCAACATACGACTCTTCATTTCTTGTCGCTTAGTATTCCAACGATAAACCGACCAGCCTAATACTAACAAGATGTTAGCAATCACCAGAACGACCATACTGATGCGTAATACATCAGAATGATCTTCTACATCCCAACACAGGTTACCACGTTGTACGAAACATGTACTTGTTTCATTCGACAACTTAAAACTAAGCCCCGCGATATCGATGTTCTTCTTCCATACATTTTGCGGGAAAATAAGGTAATTGTCGTTTTGTCGAAGCCAAAGGTTATCTTGCTCAAGGAACATACTTGAACCAGATATCAGTGCGAGAATGGTTTCTTCATTCATACGTTGCAGCCGTCCAAGCAATGTATCGTTTTCTGCTAGCGGACGTTCTTTAATGTGCATGTATTGTTGAAGTTTTTCCTGTTTGTCAGGGTGTAACGTTGCGTATCGGTTAGCATAGGTACCACCACCAGGATGGATTAGTGCACTTCTTGCAAACCATTTTGTGTTTAATTTGGTTCCTTTACACACCGCTCTAGTAAAAACTAACGGCTCAGTCACTAAAGGGCTTAGTGGAAGCTTACCCGTACAAGTTTGAGCTAATTGATAGAGACGCTGTATATCTTTAAGTGGATATGTCCATGTTTGAGGCAGCATGGATTCAGGTGTCAACAAGCGCGTCGGATAATCCGCTTGTAATACACGAATGTCGTACGTAACTGTTGCTTCTGACGGATCAAATAGGTCAACAAACTTGTCGATTCGCTCAGGTAAGGAATCAGCAAAAGCTTGTGTTGACGCTAATAAGAAGCATAAGGATAAAGACTTTAAAGTAGTTTTAATCAATGCAAAAATTCGTTAAATCAGTAAGTTACGTCTAAAGTAAAATATTATCGCAAAAATATAATTTTACAATGTGATATTGGTGTCAATAATGTTCTAACAAAAAACAAAGAAGCCAGCAAATTGCTGGCTTCTTTCTTAAGTATCCTTAGCTTACAAAGCTTTAGAAATCGCGTCCACACTTTCTTTAGCATCACCAAATAGCATTTGAGTGTTGTCTTTAAAGAACAGTGGGTTTTGTACACCCGCATAACCCGTATTCATTGAACGCTTGAATACAATGACATTTTGCGCATTCCATACTTCTAGAACTGGCATACCTGCAATCGGGCTATTTGGATCTTCAAGTGCTGCTGGGTTCACTGTGTCATTTGCACCGATGACTAGGACAGTATCAGTGTCAGATAGATCGTCATTGATCTCATCCATCTCCAATACGATGTCATAAGGTACTTTAGCTTCCGCTAGCAAGACATTCATGTGACCAGGTAAGCGACCTGCTACAGGATGAATACCAAAACGGACTTCTACACCTTGTGAACGAAGCTTTTCCGTAATTTCATGCACTGGGTACTGAGCTTGGGCAACCGCCATGCCGTATCCTGGAGTAATCACAACAGACTTTGAGTTTTTCAGCATTTCAGCAACGTCTTCAGCCGTTGTTTCACGGTGCTCGCCGTGGTCAACATCACCTGAGATAACAACTTCCTGACCAAATCCCCCAGCGATTACGCTGATGAAAGAACGGTTCATTGCTTTACACATGATGTAAGACAGAATCGCACCAGAAGAACCCACTAGTGCACCAGTTACGATCAATAGATCGTTTGCTAGCATGAAACCTGCTGCTGCTGCTGCCCAACCAGAGTATGAGTTCAGCATCGATACAACAACTGGCATATCTGCACCACCGATTGACGCAACCAAGTGGTAACCAAATGCAAAAGCAATCAGCGTCATCACAATCAATGCAAACATGCTGCCATCAGCTTTAACGAAGTAAAGCATCAGCAAAGTAGAAACAACGATCGCTGCCAAGTTCATTTTGTGCTTATGTGGAAGATTCAATGGTGATGAAGAAATAACACCACGAAGTTTGCCGAACGCAACAATCGAACCAGTAAATGTCACTGCACCAATGAAGACACCTAAGAATACCTCAACAAGGTGAATAACATGCTCCGCTTGAATTCCAGCTAAGTCAGTTGAAACAGGTGCTGGTGGCTCGATGTAGCTGTTAAAACCAACAAGAACTGCAGCCATACCAACAAAGCTATGTAAAATAGCTACCAACTCTGGCATTTCTGTCATTTCAACTTTCTTTGCGTAGTGGATACCAATACCACCACCAATAACCATGGCAATAATCACCCAAGCAAAACCTTGAGCATCTGGGCTGAATATCGTCGCTAGCAGCGCAATAGTCATACCAGCGATGCCATAGTAGTTGCCGTTTCTAGCGGACTCTTGTTTAGATAAACCTGCTAAACTAAGAATAAAAAACAGCGCAGCAACAATATATGCCGCTTGTACTAATCCTGCAGACATTTGTTACTCCCTACTATTGATCTTTGCGGAACATTTCAAGCATACGTTTGGTGACAGTAAAACCACCAAAGATGTTAATGCTTGCAATGAGCACGGCTATAAATGACAAGAAGGTAACGACTCCGCTACCCTGCCCAATCTGTAACAATGCTCCGACAACGATGATGCCCGAAATTGCGTTTGTTACCGACATAAGTGGCGTGTGTAAAGCATGTGTCACATTCCATACAACGTAATAACCCACCACACAGGCCAAAACGAATACGGTGAAGTGAGACAAAAATGCAGCAGGTGCAACAGATGCAACCCATGCAAACGCACCTACACCAATTGCTAGTGCAGCAAACTTCTTAACAGGTGATTTAGGTTCTTCAACCTTAACCTGAGCTTGCACTGGCTCTTCTACTTTTGCTTGAGGTTGTGCAGAAACTTGAATTGGCGGTGCAGGCCACGTTACTTCACCCTCTTTAACAACCGTCACACCACGAAGTACTACGTCTTCAAAATCGATATCGATGTTACCGTCTTTCTCTTTGCACAAAAGTTTTAGCAAGTTAACAAGGTTAGTTGCGTACAATTGAGAAGATTGTGTCGGTAGACGTCCAACCATGTCGGTATAACCAACAATTTTTACGCCATTTTCTGTGGTGATGACTTGATCCGCAACGGTGTATTCGCAGTTACCACCATTTGCAGCCGCAAGGTCGACAATCACGCTTCCCGGCTTCATGCTATCAACCATTTCTTTGGTGATTAGCTTAGGAGCAGGACGACCTGGTATCAGAGCTGTAGTTACAATAATGTCGACATCTTTTGCTTGTTCAGCATAAAGCTCTTCAGCTTTTTTGTTGAACTCTTCAGACATCTCTTTTGCGTAACCATCGCCTGAGCCTGAGTCTTCTTTGAAGTCTACTTCAAGAAACTCTGCGCCCATCGATTGCACTTGCTCTTTTACTTCAGGACGAACATCAAATGCTCTAACAATAGCGCCAAGGCTACCTGCCGCACCGATCGCGGCTAGACCTGCTACGCCAGCACCTGCTACAAGTACTTTCGCTGGTGGAACTTTACCTGCAGCTGTGATTTGTCCTGTAAAGAAACGTCCGAACTCATGAGCAGCTTCAACAACTGCACGGTAACCTGCGATGTTTGCCATCGAAGAAAGTGCATCAAGTGCCTGAGCTCGTGAAATACGAGGAACAGAATCCATTGCTAATACATTAATGTTCTTGCTTGAAAGCTTTTCCATTAACTCAGGGTTTTGGGCTGGCCAGATAAAACTGATCAGAGTAGCGCCTTCTTTTAATAAGGCAATCTCGTCATGGGCTTCGTCGACTAGAGGGGCATTTACTTTGAGAATAAGGTCTGAGTTCCAAACTTCATCTTTACTTACAATCGCAGCACCTGCTGCTATGAAAGCATTGTCATCGAAGCTTGCGAGTTCACCCGCTTGAGACTCAACTGAGACTTCAAATCCCAGCTTTATTAGCTGCTCTACCGATTTAGGCGAAGCCGCTACTCGCCTTTCTCCAGCGAGTATTTCTTTTGGTACACCAATTTGCATAGCTATTCCTTGACTATTGGCACAATGATTATTCTTTTTTTATCTAACGGCTGTACGAGTTTCAAGTGTTTTGTAATTAAAATACAAAAAATCATTACATATAACGTTAAGTAATGGACTATTTTGCTTTATATGAAGGTAATCAAACAACACTTTTGAAGCTGAACAGAGGTCAAACCAGTATTTGTAATTACTTGTAAAAGTTAAAGATTAATCATCAATCCTAAAAAAAGAGTCATCAGCATAACGGCTAATGACTCTCAAATTTATGACTCGTGTCAAGTTGGTGCATTTCTAATCAAAAATTTTACCGTTCATTTGATCAATGAACATTTGGGCTTTCTTTAGCATAAATTCATTCGCATCATTTTCGTTCGACAGCACATCAGACCGTATAAATCGATGAGTTTTTGTTTCGTCATCAATTTGTTGTGTAATTCTACCAGCAATACGAAACTGACCATTTTCAGCCATTGC
Coding sequences:
- a CDS encoding YoaH family protein, with the translated sequence MLDDLPPLSHSEQQVAVEKIQQLMASGISTAQAIKIVAQEIRDQAAKEKAE
- the pntB gene encoding Re/Si-specific NAD(P)(+) transhydrogenase subunit beta — its product is MSAGLVQAAYIVAALFFILSLAGLSKQESARNGNYYGIAGMTIALLATIFSPDAQGFAWVIIAMVIGGGIGIHYAKKVEMTEMPELVAILHSFVGMAAVLVGFNSYIEPPAPVSTDLAGIQAEHVIHLVEVFLGVFIGAVTFTGSIVAFGKLRGVISSSPLNLPHKHKMNLAAIVVSTLLMLYFVKADGSMFALIVMTLIAFAFGYHLVASIGGADMPVVVSMLNSYSGWAAAAAGFMLANDLLIVTGALVGSSGAILSYIMCKAMNRSFISVIAGGFGQEVVISGDVDHGEHRETTAEDVAEMLKNSKSVVITPGYGMAVAQAQYPVHEITEKLRSQGVEVRFGIHPVAGRLPGHMNVLLAEAKVPYDIVLEMDEINDDLSDTDTVLVIGANDTVNPAALEDPNSPIAGMPVLEVWNAQNVIVFKRSMNTGYAGVQNPLFFKDNTQMLFGDAKESVDAISKAL
- the vxrA gene encoding sensor histidine kinase VxrA; the protein is MIKTTLKSLSLCFLLASTQAFADSLPERIDKFVDLFDPSEATVTYDIRVLQADYPTRLLTPESMLPQTWTYPLKDIQRLYQLAQTCTGKLPLSPLVTEPLVFTRAVCKGTKLNTKWFARSALIHPGGGTYANRYATLHPDKQEKLQQYMHIKERPLAENDTLLGRLQRMNEETILALISGSSMFLEQDNLWLRQNDNYLIFPQNVWKKNIDIAGLSFKLSNETSTCFVQRGNLCWDVEDHSDVLRISMVVLVIANILLVLGWSVYRWNTKRQEMKSRMLILQILTHELRTPIASLSLTVEGFRREFEKLPESVYDEFRRLCEDSRRLRQLAEASKDYLQSDNKPLATEWVPSVQEWLEYKVEEEFVGDIEFRINNDVAAKLNVYWLGTCIDNLIRNAVKYGVAPVMLDVETSSSKIVVKVIDQGSLTQKDWRQLRKPFVSKSGLGLGLTIVESMVGRMGGKMSLIGPPSTFILEIPCETDTASR
- a CDS encoding cytochrome b; this encodes MSSDVQSYNLTARTIHWLSAIVVIGMFGVGLWMVDLSYYSEWYQTAPHWHKSIGIILAAVTLFRLIWKFVTVSPSVEGHAYEILGAKLVHIAMYGLLATLFISGYLISTEDGRGIDVFGWFTVPGLGALFEGQSDLSGTIHFYAAWALMILAGLHAIAALKHHVINKDNTLRKMIGASK
- the vxrB gene encoding response regulator transcription factor VxrB — encoded protein: MKQTLLLVEDDKNLADGLLVSLEQAGYECFHAETIADVEQYWDKADLVILDRQLPDGDSVEHLVDWKKIKDVPVILLTALVTVKDKVTGLDAGANDYLTKPFAEAELFARIRAQLRAPDADALDDTKVKTEHLLIDKATREVFFKDESITLTRTEFDLLLFLASNLGRVFTRDELLDHVWGYNHFPTTRTVDTHVLQLRQKLPGLEIETLRGVGYKMKA
- a CDS encoding EAL domain-containing protein; this encodes MILSLQQQFQACIELNSAYQFVANYKELTLSSVFQPIFNRQDGIIGVEALVRIKTAQGMQIRPDAYFQSNAINLEDKINVERLSRAIHIRNFSRSKYAHLKLFLNVLPSATEYLTYNGLDNSLLIKRLNDLNIQHSQLVMELVELKFHDDDTLRETMMKLSDQGFHVAVDDYGTKASTKERVELIQPAIVKLDRSIMLDFLDAKPEKLYEGLRVAKSIGAKVVVEGIETKHQYDTMKQLDIDMFQGYYLAMPEALSPYESITCLN
- a CDS encoding DUF2861 family protein, with product MRITAFLIGTLISVPLYAANVDWFEDNTPLTQAHKHLLNDDLPSMFSSLVEVWQQEKKQTNAPHLNDLFLQSLEVDCGKSLDTKSLPNWLKSVTVQRAEIQSPGRDAYRAEVRVSTYKEIADITLSKWVQKSLSNDDSLTGFEPDGNGVKNYIKRYNLNSRVPMGLYRIDITAKDQTSWSSWLVIGDPRAKISVRWQSKDQWSIEKNALLNPHCPLPKQNVTVYDYVDGTYNQVWKDVSDSDYPTSLDSTGIPAGRYILAVSMIHQRWQGPIIVEQSQIISKTYDVSQEE
- a CDS encoding conjugal transfer protein TraF → MQKPIKLLTLSIACAAGSVQAASYAIEARGDAMGGVGVVSANFLTAPFYNPALTAIYRRNDDVGMITPSFGLAYNDEYMMVDELETAAGIIDKAANGDFSQVSELQTTLDSLQGDKAKLELGGVVAFAIPNQYVAANVFGKAYTESFAETDIYAGSNTGISTIDTAVNAELSAVNAVSIGVTEVGISLAKYQTFLGQHIAFGVTPKLQRIYTYVYSANLNSYNIKDVRDNGTGETMFNMDAGFLWFYGPLRIGFSATNLVSRDIQTLTLNQTVTSSIDPSQSRDLTQTYAYQIRPQYTVGAGIVSDYFTLSADYELNENERYTNFNDNTQMVRVGGELDILRQLKLRAGWNKNIAYDDTDDTFTAGIGLSPLNLFQLDLGASYTNENSMGAYVNFLTSY
- a CDS encoding HlyU family transcriptional regulator — encoded protein: MGLFSRLFGGSKPQTIKEVEPLEYKGFLIYAEAMAENGQFRIAGRITQQIDDETKTHRFIRSDVLSNENDANEFMLKKAQMFIDQMNGKIFD
- the pntA gene encoding Re/Si-specific NAD(P)(+) transhydrogenase subunit alpha; the protein is MQIGVPKEILAGERRVAASPKSVEQLIKLGFEVSVESQAGELASFDDNAFIAAGAAIVSKDEVWNSDLILKVNAPLVDEAHDEIALLKEGATLISFIWPAQNPELMEKLSSKNINVLAMDSVPRISRAQALDALSSMANIAGYRAVVEAAHEFGRFFTGQITAAGKVPPAKVLVAGAGVAGLAAIGAAGSLGAIVRAFDVRPEVKEQVQSMGAEFLEVDFKEDSGSGDGYAKEMSEEFNKKAEELYAEQAKDVDIIVTTALIPGRPAPKLITKEMVDSMKPGSVIVDLAAANGGNCEYTVADQVITTENGVKIVGYTDMVGRLPTQSSQLYATNLVNLLKLLCKEKDGNIDIDFEDVVLRGVTVVKEGEVTWPAPPIQVSAQPQAKVEEPVQAQVKVEEPKSPVKKFAALAIGVGAFAWVASVAPAAFLSHFTVFVLACVVGYYVVWNVTHALHTPLMSVTNAISGIIVVGALLQIGQGSGVVTFLSFIAVLIASINIFGGFTVTKRMLEMFRKDQ
- a CDS encoding DUF2164 domain-containing protein codes for the protein MAKIEFTSQQKHDMSEALQKYLMDELQVEVGQFDAEFMFDFIVETFGPAFYNKGIVDAQTVIHRKLQDIDDELYEIEQISKY